Genomic segment of Merismopedia glauca CCAP 1448/3:
CTGTGGGGCGACTCGAAACTCAAAATTAAGCTCATATTGATATTACTTTTGGCAATGCATTTATTACTGCTACATATAGATTCCTTGTAGGGGCGCACTTCGGCACAGCGAGGTGCGCCCCTACCCAAGACGCATCCCCAAGGTGAATTGGTATTAACCACTCAACTCACTAGCAATGGCTTGAAGTAAATAAATGTAAATTGTAGCTGCTCTAAAGGGAACAACTCGATCAAACTCTAAGTAAATGTCCAAGGATCATCCAATTTTGTACTTGCATGACAGAATCAGAGTTTAGTTGGGAAGTAGCCTTAGAATTTGCTGACAAGCTGGTATACAACCATACCAATATTCACTTAAAGGATATTGAAGTTACAGTCCTTCAAGCTTCCTGGGAAGGTTTGACGTATCAGCAAATAGCAGATAATTATGGTTATAGTGCTGAATATCTGAATAAAGATATTGGTTATAAATTGTGGCATAAGCTGACAGAAGCATTAGGAATAGGAGAAAAGGTTAGCAAGCAAAATTTTAAAGAAGCACTAAAGCGGGTATGGAAGGAACATCAAGGCATAGGTAATGCGATCGCCCAAACACCACAATTATCATTATTACCATCGGATTCCTTCTATATAGAACGTCCTCCCCTAGAAGAACGCTGTTTGACAGAGATTACTCAACCTGGCTGTCTGCTGAGAATCAAAGCACCTTTGCAGATGGGGAAGACAGAACTGATGTCGAGGATTTTGTATTATGCAAGTCATCAAGGTTACCGAACGGTAGAATTAAATCTGCGGGATGCGATCGCAGCAGATTTCAGTAAGCTAGATCTATTTTTACAGTGGTTATGCACTAGCATCACGGAAACTTTGCAGGTGAGTTATCCGGTGATAGAACATTGGCATAAAAGTTTGGGAAATAGCAAGATTAAGTGCAGAACCTATTTTGAAAAATATTTATTAGCAGGAAATAATCCTTTAGTTTTAGCTTTAGATGAAGTCGATAAAATGTTCCCCTATCCAGAAATTGCGGGTGAGTTTTTGGGAATGTTACGAACTTGGCATGAGGATGCCAAAACTCGTCCTTTGTGGCGACAATTACGGTTAGTTGTCTTGCATACTCAAGCTTATACTCAACTTGATATCAATCAGTCTCCATTTAATGCTGGAACTGAGGTTAATTTACCAGATTTTACTGCCGAACAAATACTACTTTTGGCAAAGCAATATGGACTTGATTGGGATCTAGATCGAGTTACACTGTTAAGGAAAATGGTGGGAGGAAATCCTTATTTAGTTGGAGAAGCCATTAAACAGTTAGTACCAGAGAAGAAGTCTGTAGAAGAAGTTTTGCAAACGGCTCATACCGCATGGGGAATTTATCGCTATCATTTACAAAAACATTACCAGAATTTATTAGCTAATTCTCAGTTAGGTGCAGCTTTTAAAAAAGTTGTTTTAGCCGATACTCCAGTAGAATTTGATTCCTTGTTAAATCAAGATACGGCAGTTAAATTAAATGATTTGGGATTAGTCAATCTTTCTCACAAAAGTGCCACACCGCGTTACGAATTATATCGACTTTATTTTCGCCAACGCTGCCAAGAAAATGACTTATAGCAATTGTTATCAAGTCGGTGGAAGTTTACCTTTTACTGCAACTACTTACGTTTTGCGATCGGCTGATGAAGAACTGTATGCAGGATTAAAAGCTGGTGCGTTTTGCTATGTGTTAAATTCCCGCCAAATGGGTAAATCTAGTTTGCGGGTAAGAACTATGAGGAGGTTGGAATCAGATGGATTTGCTTGTTGTGCGATCGAAATGAGAGATCTGTGCAGTTATGAAGTGACACCAGATGAATTTTTTGGTGGTTTTCTGAGTTTAATAGTCAGTGGTTTCGATCTGACAATTGATGTGGGAGAGTGGTGGTATCAGCATGAATATCTTTCTCCATTGCTGCGATTGATTCAATTTATCGAAGAATTGTTAGATAAGTTTGAGAAGAATATCGTTATTTTTGTTGATGAAATTGATAATGTTTT
This window contains:
- a CDS encoding AAA-like domain-containing protein, which produces MTESEFSWEVALEFADKLVYNHTNIHLKDIEVTVLQASWEGLTYQQIADNYGYSAEYLNKDIGYKLWHKLTEALGIGEKVSKQNFKEALKRVWKEHQGIGNAIAQTPQLSLLPSDSFYIERPPLEERCLTEITQPGCLLRIKAPLQMGKTELMSRILYYASHQGYRTVELNLRDAIAADFSKLDLFLQWLCTSITETLQVSYPVIEHWHKSLGNSKIKCRTYFEKYLLAGNNPLVLALDEVDKMFPYPEIAGEFLGMLRTWHEDAKTRPLWRQLRLVVLHTQAYTQLDINQSPFNAGTEVNLPDFTAEQILLLAKQYGLDWDLDRVTLLRKMVGGNPYLVGEAIKQLVPEKKSVEEVLQTAHTAWGIYRYHLQKHYQNLLANSQLGAAFKKVVLADTPVEFDSLLNQDTAVKLNDLGLVNLSHKSATPRYELYRLYFRQRCQENDL
- a CDS encoding AAA-like domain-containing protein, whose translation is MTYSNCYQVGGSLPFTATTYVLRSADEELYAGLKAGAFCYVLNSRQMGKSSLRVRTMRRLESDGFACCAIEMRDLCSYEVTPDEFFGGFLSLIVSGFDLTIDVGEWWYQHEYLSPLLRLIQFIEELLDKFEKNIVIFVDEIDNVLNLEFKDDFFAFISSCYNKRADNYQYNRLTFALLGVATPADLIADSKFTSFNIDSQAVELTGLELQQATPLEAGFVGMVRNSKAVLQEVLNWTGGQPFLTQWLCQLIGTYPELVTESDRENPSPNLSPTG